The following are encoded together in the Streptomyces sp. NBC_00341 genome:
- a CDS encoding helix-turn-helix domain-containing protein: MDTQQVIAPPCAPPGSPGTRPDVTPTSGVIHVNTRHASGFTVIGNHLAQHHELSLVAIGLAAHIQSLPAGAKVGIKVLTDRFPESEARITAALHELEAEGYLHRSRVRLPSGRMVTRTVSYNQPGAKPSTTTAPKTRPRPRKSPTTPAAPPPREAATPPAPPAPVHVPPPTAPRTPPQPLPQPHAPTGELHRTASAFLADLRRHAPQLTLTEGDIATLTPGIATWLERDSHPDTIRHALTTDLPIPVKHPAKLLRHRITTLLPPPLPGAADLTPPRRKVLVIPLQNCDTCERAFRATGPGHCRDCRTEEPAVTHSATA, encoded by the coding sequence ATGGATACCCAGCAGGTTATCGCGCCTCCGTGCGCCCCGCCCGGCTCCCCCGGCACCCGGCCCGACGTCACGCCGACATCCGGCGTCATCCACGTCAACACCCGCCACGCCTCCGGCTTCACGGTCATCGGCAACCACCTCGCCCAGCACCACGAGCTGTCCCTCGTCGCGATCGGCCTCGCCGCGCACATCCAGTCGCTGCCCGCCGGGGCGAAGGTCGGCATCAAGGTGCTCACCGACCGATTCCCGGAGAGCGAGGCCCGTATCACGGCCGCCCTGCACGAGCTGGAAGCGGAGGGCTACCTGCATCGCAGCCGCGTACGCCTCCCCAGCGGACGCATGGTCACGCGCACGGTGTCGTACAACCAGCCCGGCGCCAAGCCGTCCACGACGACCGCTCCAAAGACCCGGCCCCGACCCCGTAAATCGCCGACGACACCCGCCGCCCCACCACCACGCGAGGCCGCCACCCCACCCGCGCCGCCTGCCCCCGTCCACGTACCGCCGCCCACCGCGCCCAGGACTCCGCCCCAACCGCTCCCCCAGCCGCACGCACCCACCGGGGAACTGCACCGGACCGCCTCCGCGTTCCTGGCCGACCTACGCCGTCACGCGCCCCAACTCACGCTCACCGAGGGCGACATCGCGACCCTCACGCCCGGCATCGCCACCTGGCTCGAACGCGACAGCCACCCCGACACCATCCGCCACGCGCTCACCACCGACCTCCCGATCCCCGTCAAGCACCCCGCGAAGCTCCTGCGCCACCGCATCACGACCCTCCTGCCACCCCCGCTCCCCGGCGCGGCCGACCTCACCCCGCCCCGCCGCAAGGTCCTCGTCATCCCGCTCCAGAACTGCGACACCTGCGAACGCGCCTTCCGCGCCACAGGGCCAGGGCACTGCCGCGACTGCCGAACCGAAGAACCGGCCGTCACACACAGCGCCACCGCGTAA
- a CDS encoding N-acetyltransferase family protein: MHVRTTQGWALRPATPGDLEAIAEIRAVVMRPDLVRLGRYDEHRVRQRLRDSYLPEYTSIIVVDGRFGGSVTLRPVEDGWCLENFFLAEGLQGAGIGSAVLRELLARTDAEGATVRLNVLQGSAARRLYERHGFALEREDPVDVFMVRRPPVPTP, encoded by the coding sequence ATGCATGTACGTACCACTCAAGGCTGGGCGCTGCGCCCCGCCACCCCCGGGGATCTTGAGGCCATAGCCGAGATCCGGGCGGTCGTGATGCGCCCGGATCTCGTCCGGCTGGGGCGCTACGACGAACACCGGGTGCGCCAGCGGCTGCGGGACTCCTATCTGCCGGAGTACACCTCGATCATCGTCGTGGACGGACGCTTCGGCGGCAGTGTCACCCTCCGGCCCGTCGAGGACGGCTGGTGCCTGGAGAACTTCTTCCTCGCCGAGGGCCTCCAGGGCGCGGGCATCGGCTCGGCGGTGCTGCGCGAGCTGCTGGCCCGTACCGACGCCGAAGGGGCCACCGTCCGGCTCAACGTGCTCCAGGGCAGCGCGGCCCGGAGGCTGTACGAGCGGCACGGGTTCGCCCTGGAGCGCGAGGACCCGGTCGACGTGTTCATGGTGCGGCGGCCGCCGGTACCCACTCCGTGA
- a CDS encoding DUF397 domain-containing protein, with translation MSSETSAGGASELDWFKSSYSSSSEGDSCVEVAATPGTVHVRDSKNLPGPRLSFAAGAWAGFVPYASGR, from the coding sequence ATGAGCAGCGAGACCTCTGCCGGGGGCGCTTCCGAGCTGGACTGGTTCAAGAGCAGCTACAGCAGCAGCAGCGAGGGGGACTCTTGCGTCGAGGTCGCCGCCACCCCCGGCACAGTGCACGTGCGCGATTCCAAGAACCTGCCGGGGCCACGTCTCTCCTTCGCGGCGGGCGCTTGGGCGGGCTTCGTTCCGTACGCCTCCGGCCGCTGA
- the tuf gene encoding elongation factor Tu, which yields MAKAKFERTKPHVNIGTIGHIDHGKTTLTAAITKVLHDAYPDLNEASAFDQIDKAPEERQRGITISIAHVEYQTESRHYAHVDCPGHADYIKNMITGAAQMDGAILVVAATDGPMPQTKEHVLLARQVGVPYIVVALNKADMVDDEEILELVELEVRELLSEYEFPGDDLPVVKVSALKALEGDKEWGQTVLDLMKAVDESIPQPERDVEKPFLMPIEDVFTITGRGTVVTGRIERGVLKVNETVDIVGIKTEKTTTTVTGIEMFRKLLDEGQAGENVGLLLRGIKREDVERGQVIIKPGSVTPHTEFEAQSYILSKDEGGRHTPFFNNYRPQFYFRTTDVTGVVTLPEGTEMVMPGDNTLMNVALIQPVAMEEGLKFAIREGGRTVGAGQVTKILK from the coding sequence GTGGCGAAGGCAAAGTTCGAGCGGACTAAGCCGCACGTCAACATCGGCACCATCGGTCACATTGACCACGGTAAGACGACCCTCACGGCCGCCATTACCAAGGTGCTGCACGACGCGTACCCGGACCTGAACGAGGCCTCGGCCTTCGACCAGATCGACAAGGCTCCCGAAGAGCGCCAGCGCGGTATCACCATCTCGATCGCGCACGTCGAGTACCAGACGGAGTCGCGTCACTACGCGCACGTCGACTGCCCCGGTCACGCTGACTACATCAAGAACATGATCACGGGTGCGGCGCAGATGGACGGCGCCATCCTCGTCGTCGCCGCGACCGACGGCCCGATGCCGCAGACCAAGGAGCACGTGCTCCTGGCCCGCCAGGTCGGCGTTCCGTACATCGTCGTCGCGCTGAACAAGGCCGACATGGTGGACGACGAGGAGATCCTGGAGCTCGTCGAGCTCGAGGTCCGTGAGCTCCTCTCCGAGTACGAGTTCCCGGGCGACGACCTTCCGGTCGTCAAGGTCTCGGCGCTCAAGGCTCTTGAGGGTGACAAGGAGTGGGGCCAGACCGTCCTCGACCTGATGAAGGCCGTCGACGAGTCCATCCCGCAGCCCGAGCGTGACGTCGAGAAGCCGTTCCTGATGCCGATCGAGGACGTCTTCACGATCACCGGTCGTGGCACCGTCGTCACCGGTCGTATCGAGCGTGGTGTCCTCAAGGTCAACGAGACCGTCGACATCGTCGGTATCAAGACCGAGAAGACCACCACCACGGTCACCGGCATCGAGATGTTCCGCAAGCTGCTCGATGAGGGCCAGGCCGGTGAGAACGTCGGTCTGCTCCTCCGTGGCATCAAGCGCGAGGACGTCGAGCGCGGCCAGGTCATCATCAAGCCCGGTTCGGTCACGCCGCACACCGAGTTCGAGGCCCAGTCCTACATCCTGTCGAAGGACGAGGGTGGCCGTCACACCCCCTTCTTCAACAACTACCGCCCGCAGTTCTACTTCCGTACCACGGACGTGACGGGCGTTGTGACCCTTCCCGAGGGCACCGAGATGGTCATGCCGGGTGACAACACCCTCATGAACGTCGCGCTGATCCAGCCGGTCGCCATGGAAGAGGGCCTGAAGTTCGCCATCCGTGAGGGTGGCCGGACCGTGGGCGCCGGCCAGGTCACCAAGATCCTCAAGTAA
- a CDS encoding helix-turn-helix transcriptional regulator: MSVDGTGTEQGGGADEPGWDVDPDDESGVAVVAAVGRQIKAWREAAGMRAAEFGAALGYGEDLVYKVEGGRRIPRPEFLDRADDLVGAGGKLAAMKRDLAEVRYPKKVRELAKMEERAVEMGLYSNHNIHGLLQTPEYARALFEMRRPAYSEEEVERVLAARMARQRIFERSPAPTLSFVQEEVTLRRPIGGTLVLRRQLERLLEIGQLRNVEIQVMPTSCEDHAGMDGGVEVLKFEDGTAVGRSDGAFAGRPVFDPKQLRILELRCGMIRAQALPPGESLAFIEQLRGET; encoded by the coding sequence ATGAGTGTGGACGGGACCGGTACGGAGCAGGGCGGCGGCGCGGACGAGCCCGGTTGGGACGTCGATCCCGATGACGAGTCCGGCGTCGCGGTCGTTGCCGCCGTGGGCCGCCAGATCAAGGCCTGGCGGGAAGCGGCCGGGATGCGGGCCGCCGAGTTCGGGGCGGCGCTCGGTTACGGGGAGGACCTGGTCTACAAGGTCGAGGGCGGGCGCCGTATCCCCCGGCCCGAGTTCCTGGACCGGGCGGACGACTTGGTGGGCGCGGGCGGCAAGCTCGCCGCGATGAAGCGGGATCTGGCGGAGGTGCGGTACCCGAAGAAGGTCCGGGAGCTGGCGAAAATGGAGGAGCGGGCGGTTGAGATGGGGTTGTACAGCAACCACAACATCCACGGCCTGTTGCAGACGCCGGAATATGCGCGGGCCCTGTTCGAGATGAGGCGACCCGCGTACTCGGAGGAAGAAGTGGAGCGGGTGTTGGCCGCGCGGATGGCCAGGCAGCGCATTTTCGAGAGGTCGCCCGCTCCCACGCTCAGCTTCGTGCAGGAGGAGGTGACCCTGCGTCGTCCTATTGGGGGGACACTGGTGTTGCGTCGACAGCTCGAACGGCTGCTGGAGATCGGACAGTTGCGGAATGTCGAGATTCAGGTGATGCCGACAAGCTGCGAGGACCACGCCGGAATGGACGGCGGGGTTGAGGTATTGAAGTTCGAGGATGGCACTGCGGTGGGGCGGTCGGATGGCGCCTTCGCAGGTCGGCCGGTGTTCGATCCGAAGCAGCTCCGAATCCTTGAGCTGCGCTGTGGGATGATCCGGGCCCAGGCTCTCCCGCCAGGAGAGTCGCTGGCCTTCATCGAGCAACTGCGGGGAGAGACATGA
- a CDS encoding ATP-binding protein, with amino-acid sequence MNQKTAAPQHPTRERTFTVRLSPTRRGARLARLLAVAHLGLWGLPSEAAAHIVAELAANATVHGRVPGRDFQLRLAVDTADRLRIEVTDTRGDRLPVAAIPEPYAESGRGLLIVEALADRWGIVPGPVPRKTVWAELDLVP; translated from the coding sequence GTGAACCAGAAAACCGCCGCCCCCCAACACCCCACCCGCGAGCGCACGTTCACCGTGCGGCTCTCCCCCACCCGCCGGGGCGCCCGGCTCGCCCGCCTCCTCGCTGTGGCCCACCTCGGGCTCTGGGGCCTGCCGTCCGAGGCGGCCGCGCACATCGTCGCGGAGCTCGCCGCCAACGCCACGGTCCACGGCCGCGTGCCGGGCCGGGACTTCCAACTGCGCCTCGCCGTGGACACGGCCGATCGGCTGCGGATCGAGGTCACCGACACCCGCGGGGACCGCCTGCCCGTCGCGGCGATCCCGGAGCCGTACGCGGAGAGCGGGCGCGGTCTGCTCATCGTCGAGGCCCTCGCCGACCGCTGGGGCATCGTCCCGGGCCCGGTCCCGCGCAAGACGGTCTGGGCGGAGCTCGACCTCGTACCGTGA